One genomic window of Candidatus Kuenenia stuttgartiensis includes the following:
- a CDS encoding nucleotidyl transferase AbiEii/AbiGii toxin family protein, whose protein sequence is MIPFRELSKKSVEWGVPIETVDKDWVLGHYLNGLYNRSLFKECFRFKGGTCLRKLYFKHFRFSEDLDFSGLIEVEREKIKKELEIIHDIIYQNAGILFGPIQIKNMQSNDRLMGYEFKIPFWGAKHRDKIVPPERWRTSIKIDISLREPILSPPVSKNIFHLYSDSKDITAKIQSYSIEEIYAEKLRTILQRGWPRDYYDLWYLSIFCSESLRFKEIALLFEKKCKLKEIEFKRIDSFFHGVEQVKENWKPSLGSHLRELPDSDRVLDELKNTLGKIFS, encoded by the coding sequence ATGATTCCTTTTAGGGAGTTAAGTAAAAAATCAGTAGAATGGGGAGTTCCTATAGAAACAGTAGATAAAGACTGGGTGCTTGGGCACTATCTTAATGGGCTATACAATCGCAGTCTTTTTAAAGAGTGCTTTCGTTTTAAAGGTGGAACTTGCCTGCGCAAGCTTTATTTCAAACATTTCCGATTTTCTGAAGACCTTGATTTTTCTGGCCTAATAGAGGTTGAGCGAGAAAAAATAAAAAAAGAACTTGAGATAATACATGACATAATTTACCAAAATGCAGGAATTTTATTTGGGCCTATTCAGATTAAAAATATGCAATCTAATGATCGGTTAATGGGATATGAATTCAAAATCCCTTTTTGGGGAGCTAAACATAGGGACAAGATAGTTCCTCCTGAAAGATGGAGGACATCTATTAAGATCGATATTTCACTAAGAGAACCAATATTGTCCCCTCCAGTTTCAAAGAATATTTTCCATTTATACTCTGATTCAAAAGATATCACGGCAAAAATTCAAAGTTATAGTATCGAAGAGATATATGCGGAAAAGCTTCGTACCATTTTGCAGCGGGGATGGCCCCGCGATTATTACGACCTGTGGTATTTGTCCATTTTTTGTTCAGAGAGTTTAAGATTTAAGGAAATTGCATTACTTTTTGAAAAGAAATGCAAACTCAAAGAAATTGAATTCAAGAGAATTGATTCTTTTTTTCATGGGGTGGAACAAGTAAAAGAAAATTGGAAACCATCTTTAGGTAGCCATTTGAGAGAGTTACCAGATAGTGACCGGGTTTTAGATGAATTAAAAAACACTTTGGGAAAGATTTTTTCTTGA
- a CDS encoding CRISPR-associated endoribonuclease Cas6: MRIKITFTADKSGIIDFNYQHQIQAIIYSFLSMSNPDYAQWLHQQGFAYKKDKRFKLFVFSGISFYCPIKIIRSNRLNGLNGLNRFLGLNGLNGFSFKSSHLSPFTLSFQIASPVDKFIQHLIEGIFGEGQEVRLGKQTFSVCRVETLTDPLETTTGSSSSNSVNSSNGLNGLNGLNGLNGLNGLNGLNGLSLKPLESPLFIKKPMPPGQQDIYLFPGDNGYEELLNQNLMHKYETLFGKPYQGETLKFCFLETKGKSVKQFTVFKKGLDGSVNPIHIKGTLQPFTVTGPKELIRIGLECGFGQNNSMGCGYVEVVQTVETIQTA; encoded by the coding sequence ATGAGGATAAAAATAACCTTCACGGCAGATAAATCCGGCATCATCGACTTCAACTATCAACACCAGATACAGGCCATCATCTATAGTTTCCTGTCCATGTCAAACCCTGACTATGCCCAATGGCTTCATCAGCAGGGCTTCGCCTATAAAAAAGACAAGCGGTTTAAGCTCTTTGTCTTTTCAGGTATATCATTCTACTGTCCTATCAAAATCATCCGTTCAAACCGCTTAAACGGTTTAAACGGTTTAAACCGTTTTCTCGGCTTGAACGGCTTAAACGGTTTCTCCTTTAAATCCTCTCATCTTTCCCCCTTCACCCTTTCCTTTCAGATTGCATCACCCGTAGATAAATTCATTCAACACTTGATAGAGGGTATATTCGGAGAGGGCCAGGAGGTGCGGCTTGGCAAACAAACATTCAGCGTATGTCGGGTAGAAACCCTGACGGATCCGTTGGAGACAACAACGGGTTCAAGCAGTTCAAACAGCGTAAACAGTTCAAACGGCTTAAACGGCTTAAACGGCTTAAACGGCTTAAACGGCTTAAACGGCTTAAACGGTTTAAACGGTTTATCATTAAAACCCTTAGAATCTCCCCTCTTCATTAAAAAACCCATGCCTCCGGGTCAGCAGGATATTTATTTGTTCCCGGGTGATAACGGATACGAAGAACTCTTGAATCAAAACCTTATGCATAAGTACGAGACCCTCTTTGGTAAACCGTATCAGGGAGAAACTCTGAAATTTTGTTTTCTTGAAACAAAAGGGAAGTCTGTGAAACAGTTTACCGTCTTCAAGAAGGGATTGGACGGCAGTGTGAATCCCATCCATATAAAAGGGACATTACAGCCCTTTACCGTAACCGGCCCAAAAGAATTAATCAGGATCGGTCTGGAATGCGGCTTTGGGCAAAATAATAGCATGGGGTGTGGGTATGTGGAAGTGGTTCAAACTGTGGAAACCATTCAAACAGCTTGA
- a CDS encoding helix-turn-helix domain-containing protein has product MKSKDEKWALFWCNLLHPVIFGEIEKEQTNLFLKKLCLQEVVFPNGKRKRPTISTLRRKLNRYRKDGFQSLARKARSDRGASRRFSPEIIDKAVELKKEQPRRSDDCLNRFLEKYYGKTIPKSTLYRHLRLAGATRLKLGVSQQKVRIRS; this is encoded by the coding sequence ATGAAATCGAAAGACGAAAAATGGGCTTTATTCTGGTGCAATCTTCTGCATCCTGTCATCTTCGGTGAGATTGAGAAGGAGCAGACCAACCTTTTTCTGAAAAAACTCTGCCTTCAGGAGGTCGTATTCCCCAACGGAAAGCGGAAAAGACCCACTATCTCTACCCTCAGGAGAAAACTCAACCGCTACCGCAAAGATGGATTTCAATCTCTTGCAAGAAAGGCGAGGAGCGACCGTGGCGCATCCAGAAGGTTTTCTCCTGAAATTATCGACAAAGCCGTTGAACTCAAAAAAGAACAACCACGCCGCAGCGACGATTGCCTCAACCGCTTTCTTGAGAAATACTATGGGAAAACGATCCCCAAATCCACCCTCTACCGCCATCTCAGACTCGCAGGGGCGACCCGGCTCAAACTCGGCGTCTCACAGCAAAAGGTGCGTATACGCTCTTAG
- a CDS encoding type IV toxin-antitoxin system AbiEi family antitoxin domain-containing protein has product MNLKRKGLITQVERGKYILSNRDVDSFLIGTRLIEPSAIAYSSALNYYGLTEQISNIVHIQTSKRKQNKEILNVRYQFITISPHKFFGIRKEWVGRDFYFITDMEKTIVDCFDLPEYAGGFTEAVKGLFISHERLDKGKLWHHALKMENNTLIKRLGYLSEILELKGFEDFRANAAQVLLPKYTLLDPLSSAEGKHLKKWRLIVNHTESEIYAMARTAL; this is encoded by the coding sequence ATGAACCTTAAACGAAAGGGATTGATTACTCAGGTAGAGCGTGGAAAGTATATCCTTTCCAATAGGGATGTAGATTCGTTCTTAATCGGGACAAGACTAATAGAACCATCGGCGATAGCATATTCTTCAGCGTTGAATTATTATGGGCTAACAGAACAAATTTCTAACATTGTTCATATTCAAACGAGCAAGAGAAAGCAGAATAAGGAAATACTCAATGTTCGGTACCAATTCATAACTATAAGCCCGCATAAATTTTTTGGAATTAGAAAAGAATGGGTTGGTCGGGATTTTTATTTTATCACTGATATGGAAAAGACCATTGTTGATTGTTTCGATTTACCAGAATATGCTGGGGGTTTTACAGAGGCTGTCAAAGGTCTCTTTATATCGCACGAAAGATTAGATAAGGGAAAATTATGGCACCATGCGTTAAAAATGGAGAACAATACACTTATCAAGCGGTTAGGCTATTTATCAGAAATATTAGAATTAAAAGGGTTCGAAGATTTTCGGGCAAATGCTGCGCAGGTTCTATTGCCTAAGTATACGTTACTCGACCCTCTGTCTTCGGCTGAGGGTAAACATCTGAAAAAGTGGCGATTGATCGTTAATCATACAGAATCAGAGATATATGCTATGGCAAGGACTGCTTTATAA
- a CDS encoding four helix bundle protein, producing MYFEDLEVWKSARELTNKIYGITKDGTFSKDYGLRDQIRRASVSIMSNIAEGYERGGNQEFIQFLSIAKGSCGEVRCQLYIAGDQNYIDQNELKPLIEQCKRISIMINNFMNHLKGSRYKGSKYKMPKRKSVKETLDEIMNKMNTKKDSAV from the coding sequence ATGTACTTCGAAGACCTTGAAGTTTGGAAGTCAGCAAGAGAACTAACAAACAAGATTTACGGGATTACAAAAGACGGTACCTTCTCAAAAGACTACGGCCTCAGAGACCAGATCCGGCGTGCATCTGTCTCCATCATGTCTAACATAGCCGAAGGCTATGAAAGGGGCGGCAACCAGGAATTCATACAGTTTTTATCAATTGCTAAAGGTTCTTGTGGTGAGGTACGATGCCAGTTGTATATAGCAGGAGATCAGAACTATATTGACCAGAATGAATTAAAACCCCTCATTGAACAATGCAAGCGTATCTCAATAATGATTAACAACTTCATGAATCACCTGAAAGGCAGCAGGTACAAAGGATCCAAGTACAAGATGCCGAAGAGAAAGAGTGTGAAAGAGACACTGGATGAAATCATGAATAAAATGAATACAAAAAAGGATTCAGCAGTTTAA
- the cas3 gene encoding CRISPR-associated helicase Cas3' → MRILFDQLMSNKGLAPYPYQEEVAQRLLDGRNIFLRAPTGSGKTWAAILPYLWAKKQGTTFVDRLIYVLPLRTLATTLYAETVACCKSGFRVVCDPNARRGEKGELVITIQTGEQKDDPFFEGDVIFTTVDQCLSSYLNCPVSLPQRVGNINAGALLGSLIVFDEFHLLESDKAMRTAVEMLDRLKPFSQFVIMTATLTTKSLDLLKEILGGQFVSLTPDEVMSLPSHKEKKRAYRWINRPLTINDILDHHNGNRSIIILNSVTRAQNIYEEMAKRLEGSNTTVFLLHSRFYSEDRKKVEDKLKGWFGKEATKTNVILVTTQVVEAGIDISADNLHTEIAPLNSIIQRAGRCARYEGVRGIGTVWIYELLTNEKGLPDFGPYRENDHKALISGTREVLERLPSDGAILDFNSELERLDKVHSNIEERHLESYRQNQYSLKTKIHEAMDGRNEVAVRELVRDVASINVVICNDPSVLRFDKNKWPRMLSVPRSSLYKLSPFFEECRDFGETVAWYPIENANIIDETETSFGWERITSKDQIRNASWLVVINPEFASYSPDVGLKIGVKGCHEEIRYFDRPLIPRYKISYETYREHVQRVVAACRAMKPFYSYAATRLAERYKMSANQLETLADVCCALHDVGKLSMKWQEAVRKWQQHKNPQMLTGEPLAHSDYAPDMDFENKKKFPKQPPHASEGAYSVAGWLRDNFGVNAVVTWTAIARHHGAFTASLEDFRLINDTKKWVSETLPSSIEGIALTDNPDKLTQRSFQDDLLIFSGPNSEDTGLWPLYVFLVRRLRLADQRSQKGGEG, encoded by the coding sequence TTGAGAATACTTTTCGATCAATTAATGAGCAATAAAGGACTTGCCCCCTATCCTTATCAGGAAGAAGTTGCACAACGTCTTCTTGATGGCAGAAATATTTTTCTCCGCGCTCCTACTGGCAGCGGGAAAACATGGGCTGCTATTTTGCCGTATCTTTGGGCAAAAAAACAAGGCACGACGTTTGTTGATAGATTAATTTATGTCTTGCCGCTTCGAACATTAGCTACTACCCTTTACGCTGAAACGGTAGCGTGTTGCAAAAGTGGTTTCAGGGTAGTGTGTGATCCAAATGCCCGTAGGGGTGAAAAAGGCGAACTTGTAATCACAATACAAACCGGTGAACAAAAGGACGATCCCTTTTTTGAAGGCGATGTAATATTTACAACCGTTGACCAGTGCCTTTCCTCTTACCTTAATTGTCCTGTCTCTCTTCCGCAGAGAGTTGGGAATATCAATGCCGGAGCATTGCTTGGGAGTTTGATTGTATTTGATGAATTCCACCTTTTGGAGTCCGATAAAGCAATGAGAACGGCCGTAGAAATGCTGGACAGGCTTAAACCATTTTCCCAGTTTGTCATCATGACGGCTACACTTACGACGAAGAGTCTGGATTTATTAAAAGAGATACTGGGAGGACAGTTTGTCAGTCTAACTCCTGATGAAGTAATGAGTTTGCCATCTCACAAAGAAAAAAAACGTGCGTACCGCTGGATAAACAGACCACTCACGATTAACGATATCCTTGATCATCATAATGGTAACCGTTCTATCATTATCCTCAACTCCGTTACGAGGGCGCAGAATATTTACGAAGAAATGGCGAAACGCCTGGAAGGTAGCAACACCACTGTTTTCTTGCTTCATAGCAGGTTTTACTCAGAAGATCGAAAAAAGGTAGAAGATAAACTCAAGGGTTGGTTTGGAAAAGAAGCCACTAAAACGAATGTAATCCTGGTAACCACGCAGGTTGTTGAGGCAGGTATAGATATTTCTGCGGACAACCTGCATACAGAAATTGCCCCTCTGAACAGCATTATACAGCGTGCCGGGCGTTGTGCAAGATATGAAGGTGTGCGTGGCATTGGAACTGTCTGGATTTATGAATTACTAACAAATGAAAAAGGCCTGCCTGATTTTGGTCCCTATCGAGAGAACGACCATAAGGCCTTGATTTCAGGTACCAGAGAGGTTCTGGAACGGCTGCCGTCGGATGGCGCAATCCTTGATTTTAACTCAGAGCTTGAAAGACTTGATAAGGTGCATTCGAACATTGAGGAAAGGCATCTGGAATCCTACCGGCAAAATCAATACTCTTTAAAAACCAAGATTCACGAGGCTATGGACGGACGCAACGAAGTTGCCGTCAGAGAATTGGTGCGGGACGTGGCTTCCATAAATGTGGTTATCTGTAACGACCCTTCAGTTTTGAGATTTGATAAAAACAAATGGCCGAGGATGCTGTCAGTTCCCCGTTCGAGCCTTTATAAGCTTTCTCCGTTTTTTGAAGAATGCCGTGACTTTGGGGAAACGGTTGCGTGGTATCCTATTGAAAATGCCAATATTATAGACGAAACCGAGACATCCTTCGGATGGGAACGAATTACTTCAAAAGACCAGATCAGAAACGCTTCATGGCTTGTCGTTATAAATCCGGAGTTTGCTTCTTATTCCCCTGACGTTGGCTTGAAAATCGGTGTAAAGGGGTGTCACGAAGAGATCAGATACTTCGATAGGCCGCTTATTCCCCGGTACAAAATCAGTTATGAAACTTACCGGGAGCATGTTCAAAGAGTAGTTGCAGCGTGCCGGGCAATGAAGCCTTTTTATAGCTATGCAGCAACACGACTGGCCGAACGATATAAAATGTCAGCCAACCAATTGGAAACACTGGCTGATGTCTGTTGCGCCCTACACGATGTGGGAAAGCTCTCCATGAAGTGGCAGGAGGCTGTAAGAAAGTGGCAGCAGCACAAGAACCCTCAGATGTTGACTGGCGAGCCCCTTGCTCATTCAGATTACGCGCCAGACATGGATTTTGAAAATAAGAAAAAGTTTCCTAAACAGCCGCCTCATGCTTCTGAAGGCGCATATTCAGTGGCAGGGTGGTTGAGAGATAATTTTGGTGTTAATGCAGTTGTAACCTGGACAGCTATAGCAAGACATCATGGGGCATTTACGGCATCGCTGGAAGACTTTAGGCTTATTAACGACACAAAGAAATGGGTCAGTGAAACATTGCCATCCTCTATTGAGGGCATTGCATTGACTGACAACCCCGATAAACTAACCCAACGTAGTTTTCAAGACGATCTTTTAATTTTTAGTGGTCCAAACAGCGAAGATACCGGGTTGTGGCCTCTTTATGTATTTCTCGTAAGAAGGCTCAGGCTGGCAGACCAAAGAAGCCAGAAAGGAGGAGAGGGATGA